The following proteins are co-located in the Gossypium hirsutum isolate 1008001.06 chromosome A02, Gossypium_hirsutum_v2.1, whole genome shotgun sequence genome:
- the LOC107951623 gene encoding protein WHAT'S THIS FACTOR 1, chloroplastic, with product MMISKRVFERLACCYCRLHSQPSFIYHFRNFSLWSTKKDPDLEAALSRNRRWIVNNQIKNIILRCPNQVAPLEHLQKKFKTLDLQGKALNWLKKYPCCFEIYRDNDEYYCRLTKRMIHLVEEEELVKDMQEPVFVQKLAKLLMMSVNQRLNVTKLNELKHSFGFPDDYIIRILPKHPEIFRLVNNGWRKSSMEIELLAWNPDLAVSAVEASAQKQGIEPCFSCSLPSTWIKSWQRFEEFNAIPYISPYLNPRGLEEGSEEMEKRIVGLVHELLSLTLWKKLSIVKLSHFKREFALPEKLNILLLKHPGIFYVSNKYQIYTVLLREAYNGSELVDKNPLVIVKNKFGDLMQEGLHEYNQRRRVVNLEKKRKCMNLMKPERRKVASSETSNQDDNGDTLGGLGRLFDPEERKRFYKVLFDER from the coding sequence ATGATGATTAGTAAAAGAGTTTTTGAGAGGTTGGCTTGTTGCTATTGTAGGCTGCATTCTCAGCCttcttttatttatcattttcgaAACTTCTCTCTTTGGTCAACGAAGAAAGACCCAGATCTTGAAGCAGCCCTTTCAAGAAATCGTCGTTGGATAGTCAATAATCAGATTAAAAACATAATACTTAGATGCCCAAACCAGGTGGCACCTTTGGAGCATCTTCAAAAGAAATTTAAGACTCTTGATCTTCAAGGCAAAGCTCTCAATTGGCTCAAGAAGTATCCCTGTTGCTTTGAAATTTATCGTGATAATGATGAGTATTATTGTAGATTAACGAAGCGGATGATACATTTGGTCGAAGAGGAAGAATTGGTGAAAGATATGCAGGAGCCAGTGTTTGTTCAGAAATTGGCAAAGTTGTTAATGATGAGCGTGAATCAAAGGCTTAATGTTACGAAACTTAATGAGCTTAAACACAGCTTTGGATTTCCAGATGACTACATCATTAGAATTCTACCAAAGCACCCAGAAATCTTTCGACTGGTTAATAACGGTTGGAGGAAGAGttcaatggaaattgaacttCTGGCGTGGAACCCTGATCTAGCAGTTTCTGCTGTTGAAGCCTCAGCTCAGAAACAGGGGATAGAGCCTTGTTTTTCCTGTTCATTGCCTTCAACTTGGATTAAATCATGGCAGAGATTTGAAGAATTTAATGCAATTCCCTACATTTCACCTTACTTAAACCCTAGAGGTTTAGAGGAAGGATCTGAGGAGATGGAGAAGAGAATTGTGGGCCTTGTGCATGAGTTGCTGTCATTGACATTGTGGAAGAAGTTATCAATCGTAAAGCTAAGCCATTTCAAGAGAGAGTTTGCTTTGCCTGAGAAATTGAATATTTTGTTGCTCAAGCACCCCGGCATATTTTACGTGTCGAACAAGTATCAGATTTATACCGTGCTCCTTAGAGAAGCTTACAATGGGTCGGAATTGGTTGATAAAAATCCACTAGTCATTGTGAAGAATAAATTCGGGGATTTGATGCAGGAAGGGCTTCATGAATATAACCAAAGGCGCCGCGTAGTGAATTTGGAAAAGAAGAGGAAATGCATGAATTTGATGAAGCCAGAGAGAAGGAAAGTAGCGAGCTCTGAAACATCCAACCAAGATGATAACGGTGATACTTTAGGAGGTTTAGGACGTTTGTTTGACCCGGAAGAACGAAAACGATTTTACAAGGTTCTTTTTGATGAAAGGTGA